Proteins encoded in a region of the Metamycoplasma alkalescens genome:
- a CDS encoding cation-translocating P-type ATPase codes for MTPNKERKSKKNNEEQVIENNDHLLQTSMKNGLNKEDVLERQKKFGLNKLKQTKKINPFLVYLGQFKDVLVIILLCAALLSYVLAIVSGINKNWVFNTELIVEFVEPTIILFVVLTNSLIGAIQEIKSAKAVDSLSKLNPLKAKVIRNNNLILIDSEEITIGDIVMIEAGDVIPADGYLTFSSNLSVIEASLTGESEPSLKDYLAKKNLNLAIAERKFMVYSSSIVATGTGYFVVSAIGEQTELGKISTMVSKQKEALSPLQNKINKLGKIFGYLGIGLFLCSVLMQILFAIPNTAYYKELYFWSNVIVNGVSLSVAAIPEGLIAFTSIILVIGIQRMAKQNAIVKDLMTVETLGSCSVICSDKTGTLTQNKMTIVDLFTLNDQKFSDIPNQQMNKNFLKLIEYGSMCSEANLIFKNNEEKTIGDPTEVAFLYQLKKYSEFKEKKLLDTQYQRIFVLPFDSERKSMTSINKINNKLIVIVKGAPDILIKKLNNSSIEKKQILTINDQWSNEAFRVLAIASKEITEKEFNNLLQKNSEEQINYLENNLYFDGLVAMIDPPRQEAKEAIEICQRAGIKPIMITGDNINTAVAIARSLNIYKTNDLAITGDELQKFSDEELIANVEKYSVYARVAPNDKLRIVNALQKKEKIVAMTGDGVNDAPALKTADIGCAMGKTGTEAAKQAANMVLADDNFSTIVSAVKNGRSIYQKIKNVIQNLLITSIAEIILVLFGLLIFGLIFKNWEQLRGKDIYILSATQLLWINLFTHGFPAIALGLQNSKENYMNNLPIAKNESIFARNMGWNTLWQGILVGIISMVGYYLGALWAKNNGDNGQDILKAASTTAFLVLGIAATFNSINLMSKKPIIFSNPFYYWKVYFSVIFSLAFLLLVVFVKKISIAFKGYEEILNSPQLIAYGLGLPLVLIPIYFSHKMILLWIENKKNKLIKNTKIN; via the coding sequence ATGACTCCAAATAAAGAAAGAAAATCTAAAAAAAACAATGAAGAGCAAGTTATAGAAAATAACGATCATTTACTGCAAACATCAATGAAAAATGGGTTGAATAAAGAAGACGTTTTAGAAAGGCAAAAAAAGTTTGGATTAAATAAATTAAAACAAACTAAAAAGATCAATCCATTTTTAGTTTATTTAGGTCAATTTAAAGATGTTTTGGTTATTATCTTATTATGTGCTGCATTGCTTTCGTATGTTTTAGCAATTGTTAGTGGTATCAATAAAAATTGAGTCTTTAACACTGAATTAATTGTTGAATTTGTTGAACCAACAATAATCTTATTTGTTGTTTTAACCAATTCCTTGATTGGTGCTATTCAAGAAATAAAAAGTGCTAAGGCTGTTGATTCATTGTCAAAATTAAATCCACTCAAGGCTAAAGTTATCAGAAATAACAATTTAATTTTAATTGATTCAGAAGAAATTACAATTGGTGATATTGTTATGATTGAAGCAGGTGATGTAATCCCTGCAGATGGATACTTGACTTTTTCATCAAATTTGTCAGTAATTGAAGCTTCATTAACTGGTGAAAGTGAACCATCATTAAAAGATTATTTAGCAAAAAAGAATCTTAATCTGGCAATTGCTGAGCGGAAATTTATGGTTTATTCATCTTCAATTGTAGCAACGGGAACTGGTTATTTTGTTGTTAGTGCAATTGGTGAACAAACAGAATTAGGAAAAATTTCAACAATGGTTAGCAAACAAAAAGAAGCTTTAAGTCCACTACAAAATAAAATCAATAAATTGGGAAAAATTTTTGGTTATTTAGGAATTGGATTATTTTTATGTAGTGTACTTATGCAAATTCTTTTTGCTATTCCAAATACAGCGTACTACAAAGAATTATACTTTTGAAGCAATGTAATTGTTAATGGTGTTTCTTTGTCAGTTGCCGCAATTCCAGAGGGATTAATTGCTTTTACTTCAATTATTCTAGTGATTGGCATCCAAAGAATGGCAAAGCAAAATGCAATTGTTAAAGATTTAATGACAGTGGAAACACTGGGAAGTTGTAGTGTAATTTGTTCAGATAAGACAGGGACATTAACTCAAAATAAAATGACAATTGTTGATTTATTCACATTGAATGACCAAAAATTTAGTGATATTCCAAATCAACAAATGAATAAAAATTTTTTAAAATTGATTGAATATGGTTCAATGTGCTCTGAAGCAAATTTAATTTTCAAAAACAATGAAGAAAAAACAATTGGTGATCCAACTGAAGTTGCTTTTTTGTATCAATTAAAAAAATATTCAGAATTTAAAGAAAAAAAACTTTTAGATACTCAATACCAAAGAATTTTTGTATTGCCTTTTGATTCAGAACGTAAATCGATGACCTCAATCAATAAAATCAATAATAAATTGATTGTTATTGTTAAGGGAGCACCAGATATTTTAATTAAAAAATTAAATAATTCAAGCATTGAAAAGAAACAAATTTTAACAATTAATGATCAATGATCAAATGAGGCATTTCGGGTTTTAGCAATTGCTTCAAAAGAAATTACAGAAAAAGAATTTAATAATCTTTTACAAAAAAATTCAGAAGAACAAATAAACTATTTAGAAAATAATCTTTATTTTGATGGACTAGTTGCAATGATTGATCCCCCAAGACAAGAAGCCAAAGAAGCAATTGAAATTTGTCAAAGAGCAGGAATAAAACCGATCATGATTACTGGGGATAATATCAATACTGCAGTTGCAATTGCAAGAAGTTTGAATATCTACAAAACTAATGATTTAGCAATTACAGGAGATGAGTTACAGAAATTTAGTGACGAAGAATTAATTGCTAATGTTGAAAAATATAGTGTTTATGCTCGTGTTGCACCAAATGATAAATTAAGAATTGTCAATGCTTTACAAAAAAAAGAAAAAATTGTTGCAATGACAGGGGATGGTGTTAATGATGCTCCTGCCCTAAAAACAGCAGATATTGGTTGTGCAATGGGGAAAACTGGAACTGAGGCAGCAAAACAAGCTGCAAATATGGTTTTAGCAGATGATAATTTCTCAACGATTGTATCTGCTGTTAAAAATGGTCGTTCAATTTATCAAAAAATTAAAAATGTTATTCAAAATTTATTAATTACATCAATTGCCGAAATTATTCTTGTTTTATTTGGATTATTAATTTTCGGACTAATTTTTAAAAATTGGGAACAATTAAGAGGAAAGGATATTTATATTCTTTCAGCCACACAATTGCTATGAATCAATTTATTTACTCATGGTTTTCCAGCCATTGCATTAGGATTGCAAAATTCTAAAGAAAATTACATGAATAATTTACCAATTGCAAAAAATGAATCAATTTTTGCAAGAAACATGGGTTGAAACACATTATGACAAGGAATATTGGTTGGAATAATTTCAATGGTTGGCTATTATTTGGGTGCTTTATGGGCAAAAAATAATGGTGATAATGGTCAAGACATTCTAAAAGCTGCATCAACAACTGCCTTTTTGGTTTTAGGTATTGCTGCAACATTTAACTCAATAAATCTGATGTCAAAAAAACCAATTATTTTTTCTAATCCATTTTATTATTGAAAAGTCTATTTTTCAGTAATATTCTCATTAGCATTTTTATTACTAGTTGTTTTTGTTAAAAAAATCTCAATTGCTTTTAAAGGATATGAAGAAATACTTAATTCACCACAGTTGATTGCATATGGTCTTGGTTTACCACTTGTTTTAATTCCTATATACTTCAGTCATAAAATGATTCTTTTATGAATTGAAAATAAAAAAAACAAACTAATAAAAAATACCAAAATAAATTAA
- the pip gene encoding prolyl aminopeptidase has protein sequence MFDPIEPYKKGYLKVSDIHQIYYEEVGNPKGSPILFVHGGPGGGISESSRQYFDPKHYRIILFDQRGCGKSLPSAEIKQNTTLDLVNDIEALRIHLNIEKWILFGGSWGSCLSLIYAINYPNATKGLILRGIFLGRDEDNEFLYQKGTSFFMPEAFDEFSSFVLPEERNDLIKAYHKYLNSNDIDIAYKAAYHWAKWELGAVAIEQLPDIETILMDNKANLELARIENHYFINHIFLEDNYILKNIAKIKNIPTIIVHGRYDLICRPEGAYLLHKNLPNSKLQIVTGGHSSKEEKIATALIEATEEFKSL, from the coding sequence ATGTTTGATCCAATTGAACCATACAAAAAAGGATATTTAAAAGTAAGTGATATTCATCAAATTTATTATGAAGAAGTTGGCAATCCAAAGGGTAGTCCAATTTTGTTTGTGCATGGTGGTCCGGGTGGAGGAATTTCTGAATCAAGTCGCCAATATTTTGATCCAAAACATTACCGAATTATTCTTTTTGATCAAAGAGGATGTGGCAAATCACTTCCATCAGCTGAAATTAAGCAAAATACTACACTTGATTTGGTAAATGATATTGAAGCTTTAAGAATTCATTTAAATATTGAAAAATGAATTTTATTTGGAGGATCATGAGGGTCATGTTTAAGTTTAATCTATGCAATCAATTATCCTAATGCTACTAAAGGATTAATTCTTCGGGGAATTTTTTTAGGTCGTGATGAAGACAATGAATTTTTATACCAAAAAGGAACCTCTTTTTTTATGCCAGAAGCATTTGATGAATTTTCTTCATTTGTTTTACCCGAAGAAAGAAATGATTTAATTAAGGCATATCATAAGTACTTAAATAGCAATGACATTGACATTGCCTACAAAGCTGCATATCATTGAGCAAAATGAGAACTTGGAGCCGTTGCAATTGAACAACTTCCTGACATTGAAACAATTTTAATGGATAACAAAGCAAATCTAGAACTTGCAAGAATTGAAAACCATTATTTCATTAACCATATTTTCTTGGAAGATAATTATATTTTAAAAAATATTGCAAAAATTAAAAACATCCCAACTATTATTGTTCATGGACGATATGATTTAATTTGCCGTCCTGAAGGAGCATACTTATTGCATAAAAATCTTCCAAATTCAAAATTGCAAATTGTCACAGGAGGGCATTCTTCAAAAGAAGAAAAAATAGCAACTGCATTGATTGAAGCAACTGAAGAATTTAAAAGTTTATAA
- a CDS encoding BspA family leucine-rich repeat surface protein codes for MVTPGKKATKYIDKFGKEKTTFDFNLSNLDATEITQIGYHHNKDEFRIITFPKTIKKVPNKLPSIITSLEEAFKNNQNEKIEGIEDWDTSNITSMSNTFYNANSFNQDISNWKTNKVTTMRAMFYFANKFNHDISNWKTNEVTGMAFMFHNATHFNQPIGKWNTSKVTDMSFMFTNATNFNQELKEWKTENVTDMSYMFYNAIAFDKIINNWKVEKIKDYSEFAKNSPMNNKQNNLPEKFKKSMITTNSQQQ; via the coding sequence ATGGTAACCCCTGGTAAAAAAGCAACAAAATATATTGATAAATTTGGGAAAGAAAAAACTACTTTTGATTTTAATTTATCAAATTTAGATGCAACTGAGATTACTCAAATTGGTTACCATCATAACAAAGATGAGTTTAGAATTATAACTTTTCCTAAAACAATAAAAAAAGTACCAAACAAATTGCCATCAATAATTACAAGTCTAGAAGAAGCTTTCAAAAACAACCAAAATGAAAAAATTGAAGGTATTGAAGATTGAGATACTTCAAATATAACTTCAATGTCAAACACATTTTATAATGCTAATTCCTTCAATCAGGATATTTCAAATTGAAAAACAAATAAGGTAACAACAATGCGAGCAATGTTTTATTTTGCCAATAAATTCAATCATGATATTTCAAATTGAAAAACAAATGAAGTTACTGGCATGGCATTTATGTTTCATAATGCAACACATTTCAATCAACCAATTGGAAAATGGAATACTTCAAAAGTTACTGATATGAGTTTTATGTTTACTAATGCAACTAATTTTAATCAAGAACTCAAAGAATGAAAAACAGAAAATGTGACAGATATGTCTTATATGTTCTATAATGCAATAGCATTTGACAAAATTATAAATAATTGGAAAGTAGAAAAAATAAAAGACTATTCTGAATTTGCTAAAAATTCACCTATGAATAATAAACAAAATAATCTTCCTGAAAAATTTAAAAAATCAATGATAACAACTAATTCACAACAACAATAA